In Streptomyces sp. NBC_00448, the following are encoded in one genomic region:
- a CDS encoding carbohydrate ABC transporter permease has protein sequence MSAVHPLLRAKRRKAALRNLAFLSPWIIGFAVFFAYPLLSTVYFSFMHYNGFNPPTWTGGKNWSYVFTQYPLFWPALRNTLWLVIVMVTLRVIFGLGIGMLITKIKTGAGLFRTAFYLPYLAPPVAATMAFVFLLNPGTGPVNNILGGLGLPTPGWFTDPHWAKPALTTLALWGIGDLMVIFMAALLDVPKEQYEAAELDGAGPWARFRYVTLPNISPIVMFAVVTGVIQTMQYYTQPLVAGKVASGIIGNSGQQFEPGYPDKSTLTLPQLVYNLGFQRFDYGSACVVALVLFALAMAFTALLMRRRSGFLAAED, from the coding sequence ATGAGCGCCGTCCACCCCCTGCTGCGCGCCAAGCGCAGAAAAGCCGCCCTGCGGAACCTCGCGTTCCTCTCCCCGTGGATCATCGGGTTCGCCGTCTTCTTCGCCTACCCGCTGCTGTCCACCGTCTACTTCTCGTTCATGCACTACAACGGCTTCAACCCGCCGACGTGGACCGGCGGGAAGAACTGGTCGTACGTCTTCACGCAGTACCCGCTGTTCTGGCCGGCGCTGCGCAACACGCTGTGGCTGGTCATCGTGATGGTCACCCTCCGGGTGATCTTCGGGCTGGGCATCGGCATGCTGATCACGAAGATCAAGACCGGCGCGGGCCTGTTCCGTACCGCGTTCTACCTGCCGTACCTGGCCCCGCCGGTCGCCGCCACCATGGCGTTCGTCTTCCTGCTCAACCCCGGCACCGGCCCGGTGAACAACATCCTCGGCGGGCTCGGACTGCCCACCCCGGGCTGGTTCACCGACCCGCACTGGGCCAAGCCCGCGCTCACCACGCTGGCGCTGTGGGGCATCGGCGACCTGATGGTCATCTTCATGGCCGCGCTGCTCGACGTCCCCAAGGAGCAGTACGAAGCAGCCGAGTTGGACGGCGCGGGCCCCTGGGCCCGGTTCCGGTACGTCACGCTGCCGAACATCTCGCCGATCGTGATGTTCGCGGTGGTCACCGGCGTCATCCAGACCATGCAGTACTACACGCAGCCGCTGGTCGCCGGGAAGGTCGCCTCCGGCATCATCGGCAACTCCGGCCAGCAGTTCGAGCCGGGCTACCCCGACAAGTCCACCCTGACCCTGCCGCAACTCGTCTACAACCTGGGCTTCCAGCGCTTCGACTACGGCTCCGCGTGCGTGGTCGCCCTGGTGCTGTTCGCGCTGGCGATGGCGTTCACGGCCCTGCTGATGCGGCGCCGCAGCGGCTTCCTGGCCGCGGAGGACTGA
- a CDS encoding carbohydrate ABC transporter permease has product MTDTTLAAGSAPSRTGHAPDPRALKAARRRRTLHWIGVHSLGIAAAAFFVLPFVFVVLTALMSDNQALTRSLWPHPFEWSNFRTVWDTPGFLTWWRNTLVYSVAGTVLTVVSSLPVAYALAKFRFRGRNLIMVLVISTMMLPPQVIIIPMYLFWTKQLHMDGTLWPLIIPMAFGDAFTIFLLRQFLLTIPKEYTEAAKVDGCGELRTLLTVIVPMIRPAIAAVALFQFFYCWNDYFGPQIYASSNPAAWTLSYGLESFKGAHHTNWNLTMAATVLVMAPVIVVFFFAQKAFIEGVTLTGVKG; this is encoded by the coding sequence ATGACCGACACCACCCTCGCCGCCGGATCGGCGCCGTCCCGCACCGGCCACGCCCCCGACCCCCGCGCCCTCAAGGCCGCCCGGCGCAGGCGCACCCTGCACTGGATCGGCGTGCACTCGCTGGGCATCGCCGCGGCCGCGTTCTTCGTGCTGCCGTTCGTCTTCGTGGTGCTCACCGCGCTGATGAGCGACAACCAGGCGCTCACCCGGTCGCTGTGGCCGCACCCCTTCGAGTGGTCCAACTTCCGTACCGTCTGGGACACTCCGGGCTTCCTGACCTGGTGGCGCAACACCCTGGTCTACTCGGTGGCCGGCACCGTGCTGACCGTCGTGTCGTCGCTGCCGGTCGCCTACGCGCTGGCGAAGTTCCGCTTCCGCGGCCGCAATCTGATCATGGTGCTGGTGATCTCCACCATGATGCTGCCGCCCCAGGTGATCATCATCCCGATGTACCTGTTCTGGACCAAGCAGCTGCACATGGACGGCACGCTGTGGCCGCTGATCATCCCGATGGCCTTCGGTGACGCCTTCACCATCTTCCTGCTGCGCCAGTTCCTGCTGACCATCCCCAAGGAGTACACCGAGGCGGCCAAGGTCGACGGCTGCGGCGAACTGCGCACCCTGCTCACCGTGATCGTCCCGATGATCCGCCCGGCGATCGCCGCGGTCGCCCTCTTCCAGTTCTTCTACTGCTGGAACGACTACTTCGGCCCGCAGATCTACGCCAGTTCCAACCCGGCGGCGTGGACCCTCAGTTACGGATTGGAGTCCTTCAAGGGCGCCCACCACACCAACTGGAATCTGACCATGGCGGCCACCGTTCTCGTGATGGCCCCGGTGATCGTGGTCTTCTTCTTCGCTCAAAAAGCCTTCATCGAAGGCGTGACCCTGACAGGAGTCAAGGGATGA